A stretch of Malassezia japonica chromosome 6, complete sequence DNA encodes these proteins:
- the GRC3 gene encoding Polynucleotide 5'-hydroxyl-kinase grc3 (EggNog:ENOG503NYZY; BUSCO:EOG09261DRB; COG:S) — MQKSALAVRRERAAAARAAVVPERVEEAAAAPATPEPRRKAKKKRTDEPKKGEAREAPRTPRETPRKDEARKDEAPRTPHDVPRTPSTPTHAETVQYVPPRLYAPDYKGSHKNCVRSDGTLLCGLRDEALLVRGQCTIHVEEGRVYAAGAVLTPDTPPLVAYVPSVHPALELIADAAVGTHAALPGFAAVVRLTPLSTGIEHVARVCPVAGPDPFAELWIVTDAAQDAVRTPDEWAPALDALTDADDCIALVRGAKNTGKSTFAHLALHHLLRTHRFVAFLDLDVGQPEFGPPGFVSLHIFDASAEAGVVGPAWALPRIAVRAHFYGDVSPREDPARYAAYVADLAEFFRTELHYYRDDRAVLGHMHSDAPARPKQERRMPLVVNTHGWNKGLGADLVHQAAERLQPTHVFELDSREAGALAAFGDTPCGRHAAQARRRRINAAEARTLATLSYLHATHLATPGGALLGRWDFFTPLVAQRPWVVDVAEGLPGGLEVHVDPSLALHALNGALVGLVARTPGEAPDGDVWHAALQRGAQPAVHALGLALVRGVDRDRGVLHLLTPLAPALLATRLEASCAALGVVHSALELPIWASLDAAAYADVLQQRDADPVPMLAGMARADVPYLAFPTELLASDAIGARPRKVRRNLMRRAQIPS, encoded by the coding sequence ATGCAAAAAAGTGCGCTggccgtgcgtcgcgagcgggcggcggcggcgcgcgcggcggtcgtgccggagcgcgtcgaggaggcggcggccgcgcctgcgacgcccgagccgcgccgcaAAGCGAAAAAGAAACGCACCGACGAGCCGAAaaagggcgaggcgcgcgaggcgccgcgcacgccgcgagaGACCCCTCGTAaagacgaggcgcgcaaagacgaggcgccgcgcacgccgcacgacGTGCCACGCACACCAAGCACcccgacgcacgccgagaCCGTCCAGTACGTACCGCCGCGCCTCTATGCGCCGGACTACAAGGGGAGCCACAAGaactgcgtgcgctccgacggcacgctcctGTGCGGCctccgcgacgaggcgctgctcgtgcgcggccaGTGCACGATCCACGTCGAAGAGGGGCGCGTGTACGCTgccggcgcggtgctcacgcccgacacgccgccgctcgtcgcgtacgtgccgagcgtgcacCCTGCTTTGGAGCTGATCGCGGAtgcggccgtcggcacgcacgccgcgctgcccggATTTGCGGCGGTAGTGCGCCTGACGCCGCTCTCGACCGGCATCGAGCATGTGGCGCGCGTCTGCCCGGTCGCCGGCCCCGATCCGTTTGCGGAGCTCTGGATCGTgaccgacgcggcgcaggacgcggtgcgcacgccggacgagtgggcgccggcgctcgacgcactcaccgacgcggacgactgcatcgcgctcgtgcgtgGCGCAAAGAATACCGGCAAGTCGACGtttgcgcacctcgccttGCACCacctgctgcgcacccACCGCTTTGTCGCCTTCCTCGACCTGGACGTCGGCCAGCCCGAGTTTGGGCCGCCGGGCTTTGTCTCGCTCCATATCTTTGACGCATCCGCAGAAGCCGGCGTCGTGGGGCCGGCGTgggcgctgccgcgcatcgcggtgcgcgcgcactTTTACGGCGACGTCTCGCCCCGCGAGGACCCCGCGCGATAcgcggcgtacgtcgcggacctcgccgagttTTTCCGCACCGAGCTGCACTACTACCGCGACGACcgtgcggtgctcggccaTATGcacagcgacgcgcctgcgcggcccaagcaggagcggcgcatgccgctcgtcgtcaACACCCACGGCTGGAACAAGGGCCTGGGCGCAGACCTCGTGCACCAGGCCGCGGAGCGGCTCCAGCCGACGCATGTCTTTGAGCTCGactcgcgcgaggccggcgcgctcgcggcgttTGGCGACAcgccgtgcggccgccacgctgcgcaggcgcggcggcggcgcatcaacgcggccgaggcacgcACGCTGGCCACGCTCTCGTACCTGCACGCGACGCACCTTGCTACcccgggcggcgcgctgctcggccgctGGGACTTTTtcacgccgctcgtcgcgcagcggccgtgGGTCGTGGACGTGGCCGAGGGCCTGCCCGGCGGCCTCGAAGTGCACGTCGATCcgtcgctggcgctgcatgcgctgAACGGCGCACTGGTCGGCCTCGTGGCGCGCACTCCGGGCGAGGCGCCAGACGGCGACGTgtggcacgcggcgctccagcgcggcgcacagccggccgtgcacgcgcttggcctcgcgctcgtgcgtggcgtcgaccgcgaccgcggcgtgctgcacctgctcacgccgctcgcgccggcgctcctcgccacgcgcctcgaggcgtcgtgtgcggcgctcggcgtggtgcACAGCGCGCTTGAGCTTCCGATCTgggcgtcgctcgacgcggcggcctacgccgacgtgctccagcagcgcgacgcggacccTGTGCCGATGCTCGCCGGCATGGCGCGTGCGGATGTGCCCTATCTGGCCTTTCCTacggagctgctcgcctcGGATGCGatcggcgcacggccgcgcaaggtgcgccgcaatttaatgcgccgcgcccaaATTCCTTCGTAG
- the FLX1 gene encoding mitochondrial FAD carrier protein flx1 (EggNog:ENOG503NY0J; COG:C) translates to MAAGTIATLCMNPLDLIKTRFQVNTTAFSPHPAERSLLYQRLHARPWLFYSLGGKTGVDIIDALRGIVARDGVQGLYRGVMPNIVGNASSWGLYFLWYTMIKEYMARGSRDDQPVRLTATEHLLAATESGVITAFMTNPIWVIKTRMFTTSAQSMAHGPSAAGTRSAASAPDLAGTPGMVGRPGARPVVYKGLWDGLVSTLRTEGIAGLYKGVGLAVLGVSNGAIQFMAYEQLKQWRCSAVLRREGRTPPFAETQLDNVRLSNTEYTTISGAAKLVAIAVTYPYQVVRSRVQNHATIHLYPNAWACVARTYKEEGLRAFYRGFATNAVRILPGTCVTFVAYENVSWALRSAARLRDERDVHRS, encoded by the coding sequence ATGGCCGCCGGTACGATTGCGACGCTGTGCATGAATCCGCTCGATCTGATCAAGACGCGGTTCCAGGTGAACACGACGGCCTTTTCGCCACAtcccgccgagcgctcgcTGCTGTACCAGCGGCTGCATGCGCGCCCGTGGCTCTTTTACAGCCTCGGCGGCAAGACGGGCGTGGATATcatcgatgcgctgcgtggcatcgtcgcgcgcgacggcgtccAAGGGCTGTACCGCGGCGTGATGCCCAACATTGTCGGCaacgcctcgtcgtgggGCCTCTACTTTTTGTGGTACACCATGATCAAGGAGTACatggcgcgcggctcgcgcgacgaccagcCCGTTCGCCTTACTGCGACCGAGCACCTGCTTGCGGCGACCGAGAGCGGCGTGATCACCGCGTTTATGACGAACCCCATTTGGGTGATCAAGACGCGCATGTTTACCACCTCGGCCCAGTCTATGGCCCACGGGCCGAGTGCCGCAGggacacgcagcgcggcgagtgcgccgGACCTCGCCGGGACGCCCGGCATGGTCGGCCGCCCCGGCGCGAGGCCAGTGGTGTACAAAGGCCTCTGGGACGGGCTCGTGTCGACGCTGCGGACCGAAGGCATTGCCGGCCTGTACAAGGGTGTCGGcctcgcggtgctcggcgtgtcgaACGGCGCGATCCAGTTTATGGCGTACGAGCAGCTGAAGCAgtggcgctgcagcgccgtcctgcgccgAGAAGGGCGCACGCCACCCTttgccgagacgcagctcgacaaTGTGCGCCTGAGCAACACCGAATACACGACCATTTCCGGCGCCGCGAAGCTCGTCGCAATCGCAGTTACATACCCCTACCAGGTGGTCCGCTCGCGCGTGCAAAACCACGCGACAATACACCTCTACCCCAATGCCtgggcgtgcgtcgcgcggacGTACAAAGAAGAGGGCCTGCGTGCATTCTACCGCGGCTTTGCGACGAACGCGGTGCGTATTCTGCCTGGGACATGCGTGACGTTTGTCGCGTACGAGAACGTCTCgtgggcgctgcgcagtgccgcgcgcctgcgcgacgagcgcgacgtgcatAGGTCATAG
- the PMT1 gene encoding dolichyl-phosphate-mannose--protein mannosyltransferase (COG:O; TransMembrane:11 (i58-75o148-167i174-192o198-219i231-247o253-270i290-312o626-647i667-685o691-712i724-740o); EggNog:ENOG503NUGH; CAZy:GT39): MDAGRSAHGMRVRQTQTPDIEARVAHDVPSAEKEKLLAQGTPEPAPLRPAQGIARGEYLALGLVLIIALFVRFWRLDRPSSVVFDEVHFGGFAAKYIKRTFFMDVHPPLAKLLITLAAWLNGFKGNFDFSEIGREYLVTSDAEEVPYVAMRMVGALFGFATIPLAYFTLRGLQLRPASALLGALLVTFENALTTQSRLILLDAPLVFFVAAALCAWVNFSQVDQRAPFSTRWWVLLALTGLSLGAVVSCKWVGLFTIAAVGAAVVVQLWYHLGNLRVPVQRVAMHFAARAVCLIALPAVVYVLTFAVHFAVLSKEGGGDTFMSWPFRHTLEGHQTPDTFADVALGSKVRIQHLNTLGGYLHSHPHQMQTGSKQQQITLYPFVDNNNEWIVLLAPGENELQKDENGHAITPDDEVTRYLHNVTHLEDGMRIRLLHDQTKVRLHSHSNHRPPVSESDYQNEVSGYGFPDQKFGGDVNDDWIVEIEEQRHTIPRGAGKRVVALRTVFRLRHANLGCYLYSHTVSLPDWGFGQQEVTCNGSPTIPNSLWYVETNEHPMLESDANAAKVNYVLPGFFAKFFELQQTMWAVNQRLTEHHVYESRPIQWPFLRRGINFWTKHHRQVYLFGNPLVWAAGTLSVLAYIVARVLLVLRAQRGCNDFARSSIVFYDRVCGFLAVAWALHYLPFWLMKRQLFIHHYLPALYISILLSAALFDMVTGRLRPRVRIQAALAVAAISALVFWRYAPLAYASRWTGDGCQSSIMLKSWDFNCVDFPEDVSVYDTYDSVVNAPEGHHASHPWLQKVPDMLHKIAFPAPNAAQSSAAVASGHRAFEAGLGENASSAASSSAHVPHLKGLDQAQRQQAMLQGTQSIGSNRKDEPESSRKPGAAQ, from the coding sequence ATGGACGCCGGACGGAGTGCGCACGGGATGCGCGTACGGCAGACGCAGACGCCCGATATTGAGGCGCGAGTGGCGCACGATGTGCCCAGCgccgagaaggagaagCTCCTGGCCCAAggcacgcccgagcccgcgccgctgcggccggcCCAGGGCATCGCCCGCGGCGAGTACCTCGCGCTGGGCCTCGTGTTGATAATTGCGCTCTTTGTGCGTTTCTGGCGCCTGGACCGCCCGAGCAGTGTGGTGTTTGATGAGGTGCACTTTGGCGGCTTTGCGGCCAAGTACATCAAGCGCACGTTCTTTATGGACGTGCACCCCCCCCTCGCGAAGCTGCTCAtcacgctcgcggcgtggcTCAACGGCTTCAAAGGCAACTTTGACTTTAGCGAGATCGGCAGGGAGTACCTTGTGACATCTGACGCGGAAGAGGTGCCGTACGTCGCGATGCGCATGGTCGGTGCGCTGTTTGGCTTTGCTACGATCCCGCTCGCGTACTTTACGTtgcgcggcctgcagctgcgcccggcctcggcgctgctcggggCGCTGCTCGTGACCTTTGAGAATGCGCTCACGACGCAGTCGCGCCTCAttctcctcgacgcgccgctcgtctttttcgtcgcggccgcgctctGTGCGTGGGTCAACTTTAGCCaggtcgaccagcgcgccCCGTTCTCCACGCGGTGGTGGGTGCTCCTGGCGCTCACCGGGctgtcgctcggcgcggtggtcTCGTGCAAGTGGGTCGGCCTCTTTACGATCGCGGCCGTGGGCGCTGCGGTCGTCGTCCAGCTCTGGTACCACCTCGGCAacctgcgcgtgccggtgcagcgcgtcgcgatgcACTTTGCGGCGCGGGCCGTGTGCCTGATTGCGCTCCCGGCGGTGGTGTACGTGCTGACCTTTGCGGTGCACTTTGCGGTGCTGTCGAAAgagggcggcggcgacacGTTCATGTCCTGGCCCTTTCggcacacgctcgagggGCACCAGACGCCGGACACGTTTGcggacgtcgcgctcggttCCAAGGTGCGCATCCAGCACCTCaacacgctcggcggctaCCTGCACTCGCATCCCCACCAGATGCAGACGGGCAGCAAGCAGCAGCAGATCACCCTCTATCCGTTTGTCGACAACAACAACGAGTGGATTGTCCTCCTGGCCCCCGGTGAGAACGAGCTGCAAAAGGACGAGAACGGGCACGCAATCAcgccggacgacgaggtgaCGCGCTACCTACACAATGTcacgcacctcgaggaCGGCATGCGGATCCGCTTGCTGCACGACCAGACCAAGGTCCGCCTGCACTCGCACTCGAACCACCGGCCGCCGGTGAGCGAGTCGGACTACCAGAACGAGGTCAGCGGCTACGGCTTCCCCGACCAAAAGTTTGGCGGCGACGTGAACGACGACTGGATTGTCGAgatcgaggagcagcggcACACGATCCCGCGTGGCGCGGGCAAGCGCGTGGTCGCTTTGCGCACCGTCttccgcctgcgccacgccAACCTGGGCTGCTACCTCTATTCGCACACCGTCTCGCTCCCGGACTGGGGCTTTGGCCAGCAGGAAGTGACGTGCAacggctcgccgacgatCCCCAACTCGCTCTGGTACGTTGAGACGAACGAGCACCCGATGCTCGAGTCAGACGCCAACGCCGCCAAGGTGAACTATGTCCTCCCGGGCTTTTTCGCCAAGTTTttcgagctgcagcagacCATGTGGGCGGTGAACCAGCGGTTGACGGAGCACCACGTATACGAGTCGCGCCCGATCCAGTGGCCCTTTTTGCGCCGCGGCATCAACTTTTGGACGAAGCACCACCGCCAGGTGTACCTCTTTGGCAACCCGCTCGTGTGGgccgccggcacgctctCGGTGCTTGCGTACATTGTCGCGCGTGTGCTGCtggtgctgcgtgcgcagcgcggctgCAACGACTTTGCGCGCAGCTCCATTGTATTCTACGACCGCGTCTGTGGCTTCCTCGCGGTGGCGTGGGCGCTGCACTACCTGCCGTTCTGGCTGATGAAGCGCCAGCTCTTTATCCACCACTACCTGCCTGCACTCTACATCTCGATCCTGCTCAGTGCCGCACTCTTTGACATGGTCACCGGGCGCctgcggccgcgcgtgcgcatccaagcggcgctggccgtTGCCGCGATCTCTGCGCTGGTCTTTTGGCGCtatgcgccgctggcgtacgcctcgcgctggacggGAGATGGGTGCCAGAGCTCGATCATGCTCAAGTCGTGGGACTTTAACTGCGTCGACTTCCCCGAGGACGTGAGCGTGTACGACACGTACGACTCGGTGGTCAACGCTCCGGAAGGCCACCACGCCTCGCACCCGTGGCTCCAAAAGGTGCCTGACATGCTCCACAAGATCGCGTTCCCCGCGCCGAACGCGGCGcagtcgtcggcggccgtcgcgagcggccACCGGGCGTTTGAGGCGGGCCTTGGCGAgaacgcgtcgagcgcggcgagctcttCCGCCCACGTCCCGCACCTCAAGGGCCTCGACCAGGCACAGCGGCAACAGGCGATGCTGCAGGGCACGCAGTCCATCGGCAGCAACCGCAAGGACGAGCCGGAAAGTAGTCGCAagcccggcgcggcacagTAG
- a CDS encoding uncharacterized protein (COG:E; BUSCO:EOG09264PMA; EggNog:ENOG503Q11S), with translation MTLAAVKQALRKEAAHAVQGLSRSALEEQSAAVCTAVQALPQFRAARTISIYLSMPSGELDTWALCRATLDDKALYVPRFSTLAAGSNANVKHKFTTDMEMLRVHDAHELAHGLTQNKWGIAEPPPTRDGQDREAALADASLDVIIVPGMLFDRRGGRLGHGKGYYDRYLQKAAAHATARGRPVPYIVAVALREQVRDAPVPMDDTDVSIDALITADETRIFSP, from the exons ATGACGCTGGCGGCGGTgaagcaggcgctgcgcaaagaggccgcgcacgccgtgcaaGGGCTCTCGCGCagtgcgctcgaggagcagt CCGCGGCCGTGTGCACCGcagtgcaggcgctgccgcagtttcgcgccgcacgcacaaTCAGCATCTACCTGAGCATGCCGTCCGGCGAGCTCGATACGTGGGCGCTGTGCCGCGCAACGCTCGACGACAAGGCACTATACGTGCCGCGCTTTTCGACGCTGGCTGCCGGGTCGAACGCCAACGTGAAGCACAAGTTTACGACAGACATGGAGATGCTCCGCGTGCACGACGcccacgagctcgcgcacggcctgaCGCAGAACAAGTGGGGCAttgccgagccgccgccgacgcgcgacgggcaggaccgcgaggcgg cgctcgccgacgcgtcgctcgacgtgaTCATCGTGCCGGGCATGCTCTTTGACCGCCGCGGAGGACGCCTTGGGCACGGCAAAGGCTACTATGACCGCTACCTCCAAaaagccgcggcgcacgccacggcgcgcgggcgccCGGTGCCGTACATTG tcgccgtcgcgctccgcgagcaggtgcgcgacgcgcccgtgCCGATGGACGACACCGACGTCtcgatcgacgcgctgaTCACGGCCGACGAGACGCGCATCTTTTCTCCCTAG
- a CDS encoding uncharacterized protein (TransMembrane:2 (o409-431i465-481o); COG:I; EggNog:ENOG503P460), whose translation MSSARVIDALFERTVDIVQSLPPTGAIQTSYEEKLLLYGLYKQATEGDVDSRRPGMFDMLGRAKWDAWERQQGYSQQDAKQLYVESLLKVLRRFGDRPQAISLMAELEAYSGDIAEQVMDGTLAETASLHSSSVSHSPRTRQAYAASQDELASSIADELDVQAAYRPPPRPREGDTNTGSGSHSHETVTVSDMPRSTQERALRTTTNTRNAAERTPTPQWQEPKPRRQAPKPRASMRAPQAPPSVQSKTSEGASRSFISAQPSLEAAGRSARGGPMGRYTPSSVGGRSSLGRAAPPVRRPAEKSETEQTLRAIQASLMALTERLDKAENNMSHTPARPDTAHALKATVAAASHALYDVGVLLGMVGHREARAPSYEAWRARGDTGRPAPSLWQLLLRAPLKFAASVASIAFRLVLDMTSLVLMASVLMALLRRVSGRGDPWIVLRLLTQASARLRFFQVAANRRAAVRALLASALVGGVVMESRNGGLTM comes from the exons aTGAGCAGTGCGCGGGTGATTGATGC gctCTTTGAGCGCACTGTGGATATTGTCCAGTCGCTTCCGCCGACAGGTGCGATCCAGACATCGTACGAGGAAAAGCTGCTGCTCTATGG ACTGTACAAACAGG CGACCGAAGGCGATGTAGACTCGCGCCGCCCCGGCATGTTTGACATGCTCGGACGCGCCAAATG GGACGCGTGGGAGCGCCAGCAGGGCTACTCGCAGCAGGACGCCAAGCAGCTCTACGTCGAGAGCCTGCTCAaggtcctgcgccgctttgGCGACCGGCCACAGGCCATCTCGCTcatggccgagctcgaggcatATAGCGGCGACATTGCGGAGCAGGTCATggacggcacgctcgccgagaccgcgtcgctgcactCGTCCAGCGTGTCGCACAGCCCGCGGACGCGCCAGgcgtacgccgcgagccaggacgagctcgcgtcgtcgattgccgacgagctcgacgtgcaggcggcgtaccgcccgccgccgcgcccgcgcgaGGGAGATACCAACACGGGGAGCGGCTCGCACTCCCACGAGACGGTGACCGTCTCGGAcatgccgcgctcgacgcaggaacgagcgctgcgcaccacgACCAATACACGcaacgccgccgagcgcacgcctACGCCGCAGTGGCAGGAGCCCAAGCCGCGCCGGCAAGCGCCCAAGCCGCGTGCCTCGATGCGTGCGccccaagcgccgccgagcgtgcagAGCAAGACGAGCGagggcgcctcgcgctcgttcATCTCGGCGCAgccctcgctcgaggcggcgggcCGCTCCGCGCGGGGCGGGCCCATGGGGCGGtacacgccgagcagcgtcggcggccgctcgtcgctcggccgcgccgcgccgcccgtaCGGCGGCCTGCGGAGAAGAGCGAGACGGAgcagacgctgcgtgcgatcCAGGCGTCGCTCATGGCGCTGACCGAGCGCCTGGATAAGGCGGAGAACAACATGTCGCacacgccggcgcgcccggataccgcgcatgcgctcaaggcgacggtcgccgccgcgtcgcacgcgctgtacgacgtcggcgtgctcctcggcatGGTCGGccaccgcgaggcgcgtgcgccgagctACGAGGcgtggcgtgcgcgtggcgATACGGGgcggcccgcgccgagcctgtggcagctcctgctgcgTGCACCCCTCAAGTttgcggcgagcgtcgcgtcgatcgccttccgcctcgtgctcgacatGACGAGCCTCGTGCTGATGGCGAGCGTGCTGatggcgctcctgcgccgcgtgtccggccgcggcgacccGTGGATCGTGCTGCGGctgctgacgcaggcgagcgcgcgcctgcgcttcTTCCAGGTGGCCGCgaaccgccgcgcggcggtgcgcgcgctcctggcgagcgcgctcgtcggcggcgtcgtgaTGGAGTCGCGCAACGGCGGGCTCACCATGTAG
- the PEX3 gene encoding peroxin (TransMembrane:1 (i15-37o); EggNog:ENOG503NZ41; COG:U) encodes MVGVRLGGRKWLRRGLNIVAVTTGLVGGLYLLVQFTLAKFNGMQERLLRDRVARENLRRRFLQNQEDCNFTIMALLPTLSAQIFRKMDVDATREELKRVIGAPAKTKESEGVHGTAAAEAIRAGTAVTQGVQAEEGAKADEGAKDGQPAPAPAPAPSTADAASGLDRLSEAPPPALSEEARLPETPAPPPAAALSEDERRQTKLRLWNDIKHSSFARTFTTLYTLVFLSLQTYIQLNLIGRRAYLAALESQASRDLQQRAVQQGTADEKHHIALHDASEMDALLSADFGAEDGADARLDQDTEKKYLTSSYWFLHRGWSEVAERVQAAVHAEIGDMPLRTILTYHHFQGLTERIRLRLEGASDEQEHTGSFSGPHGFRNLLLPDSTEEECEMLVHAGAVAPGTPADEAVTPALRLLLDETKDLVDSPDFARIFSVSCDHVFGLLMHNLAPSFGVQAFPDDLLHSAADARLRARALAAEKPLELARILPLIALQAQVAFNTSPNEYVEAITDAKELRAFSVLIYSAWENELAP; translated from the exons ATGGtgggcgtgcgcctcggggGCCGCAAgtggctgcgccgcggcttgAACATTGTCGCGGTGACCACCGGGCTAGTCGGTGGGCTGTACCTGCTTGTGCAGTTTACGCTCGCCAAGTTTAATGGGAtgcaggagcgcctgctgcgcgaccgcgtcgcgaggGAAAA CTTGCGTCGCCGCTTCTTGCAGAACCAGGAGGACTGCAACTTTACGATCATGGCACTGCTCCCGACGCTCTCGGCGCAAATCTTTAGAAAGatggacgtcgacgcgacgcgcgaagAGCTGAAGCGCGTAAttggcgcgccggccaagaCGAAGGAGAGCGAGGGCGTGCACGgcaccgcggccgccgaagCGATCCGCGCAGGCACAGCTGTCACGCAGGGCGTGCAGGCCGAAGAGGGCGCAAAGGCGGACGAGGGTGCAAAGGACGGCCAGCCggctcctgcgcctgcgcccgctcCTTCTacggccgacgccgcgtcgggcctcgaccgcctctCCGAGGCGCCTCCGCCGGCGCTCTCAgaagaggcgcgcctcccagagacgccggcgccgcctcccgccgcggcgctgtccgaagacgagcgccgccagaCCAAGCTGCGTCTCTGGAACGACATCAAGCACTCCTCGTTTGCGCGCACCTTTACGACCCTGTACACGCTCGTCTTCCTCTCCTTGCAGACCTATATCCAGCTGAACCTGatcggccggcgtgcgtacctcgccgcgctcgagtcgcagGCGAGCCGCgacctgcagcagcgcgccgtgcagcaAGGCACCGCCGACGAGAAGCACCAcattgcgctgcacgaTGCGTCCGAGATGGACGCGCTCCTCAGCGCCGACTTTGGCGCGGAAGacggcgcagacgcgcgcctcgaccaaGATACCGAGAAAAAGTATCTTACCTCTTCCTACTGGTTCCTGCACCGGGGCTGGTCCGAGGTCGCGGAGCGTGTCCAGGCTgcggtgcacgccgagatcggcgacatgccgctgcgcacgatccTCACGTACCACCACTTCCAGGGCCTGACGGAGCGCatccgcctgcgcctcgaaggcgcctcggacgagcaGGAGCACACCGGGTCGTTCTCAGGGCCCCACGGCTTCCGCAACCTGCTCCTCCCCGACTCGACCGAGGAAGAGTGCGAGAtgctcgtgcacgccggcgccgtcgcgcccggcacgccggccgacgaggcggtgaCGCCGGcactgcgcctgctgctcgacgagaccAAGGACCTGGTCGACTCGCCCGACTTTGCGCGCATCTTTTCCGTGTCGTGCGACCACGTCTTTGGTCTGCTGATGCACAACCTCGCCCCGTCGTTTGGCGTCCAGGCCTTCCCCGACGACCTGCTGCactcggccgccgacgcgcggctCCGTGCACGTGCGCTGGCCGCGGAGaagccgctcgagctcgcgcgcatcctTCCGCTGAttgcgctccaggcgcaAGTCGCCTTCAACACCTCTCCAAACGAGTATGTGGAAGCGATCACCGACgccaaggagctgcgcgcgttTAGCGTGCTGATCTACAGCGCCTGGGAGAATGAATTAGCGCCCTAG